The following are encoded together in the Pleurocapsa sp. FMAR1 genome:
- a CDS encoding HNH endonuclease: MPSRKALLLKRQKGVCSWCCLRFREGDLLETDHNIPRALGGKDEYKNLQLLHGHCHDEKTALDMEFIRNQRFIKYMDYINQTLAKSNWLWNENDFLIVSDNKE, from the coding sequence ATGCCTTCTCGAAAAGCATTACTGCTCAAGAGACAAAAAGGTGTGTGTTCCTGGTGTTGCTTACGCTTTCGTGAAGGAGATTTGTTAGAAACTGACCACAATATTCCTCGCGCCCTCGGTGGTAAAGACGAATATAAGAATCTACAACTCCTACATGGGCATTGCCATGACGAAAAAACTGCCCTTGACATGGAATTTATTAGAAATCAAAGATTCATAAAATACATGGATTACATCAACCAAACACTAGCTAAATCTAACTGGCTTTGGAATGAAAATGATTTTCTAATAGTTTCAGACAACAAAGAGTAG